Within Desulfobacter sp., the genomic segment ATATACGGTCAGGCAGGTCCGAAAATGTTGCACCAGCTCATTCAGGGAGGCCCGGGACCGGACAAAGGTGGCACGGCTTTTTCCCCATCCCTCTTCCAACAGCCAACGGAAAAAGGGATCTTGTTCCCGAACCCGGGCAAGGTACGGTGACACCCAGGCAAGTTCCCGGGCCCTGTCTCCCCTGTGAAGGCAGATACAGTCAGATTTAACCTGGGAGAGTTTGGGATAGATGCTTTCACTTCTGGCGGCATCCACAAGGGCATAAACATGGAGCGGGGCCTGTCCTTCCACGGGCGGCCATAATTGATGTACAATTTTATCGATGTTAACTGATGCCATGGTCGTTTTTTCTTAAGTGCCTCACGGGCGCTGGGTTATTGCGGTCATGTATCGCACAGCGGTTTTCCGGATTTCGCCGCATCCTTTAAGGCCTGGACCTGGGGGGTGGACGTCGGCGGAGGCGGTTTCATGAGAATTTTCGCGCTCTTTCCGGGTACTGCCGTGTCTGCTTCCCTTGGGGTTTCAGGCGGTTCAGGATTTGATCCCATCCCCGACCCAGGCGCCCCGCCGCTGTTTATCATTACACTTGTGCCCTGGATCGTGACACCGGATGAACCGATGTCGATAAAATTACTGCCCACCTTGAGGGAGATCTGGGTGTCTGCTTCCAGGATAATTGTCATCCCCGCCTTTAAGTGGATCGCTCCTGAGGCATCAAGGGCATGGTTGCCGCCGGTCTTTTCCTGAATATCCCCGCCGGTTTCCAGGGAATAAGAGCCGTCAACCGCTTCATTCCTGTTCCCCAGAACAGAGAGGTGTTTATTTTCATAGATGGCCTCAATCTGGTCTTTTTGAACGATAAGGTGACTTTCATTGCCGACCCATTCATACCGGTCTGTTTTCGTACGGATATCCTGGTTGCGCTGGGCATGGATAAAGACCTGTTCCTCGCCGGCCTTGTCCTCAAACCGGATTTCGTTAAATCCGTCTCCGCCCGGGCTGGAGTTGGATTTGAAGGTGGTCTTTGTTTTTTCGTCAGGCAGGGCGTAGGGCGGGGTGTTTACCCCGTGGTAAACCTGGCCCGTGACAATGGGGCGGTCCGGGTTGCCTTCGAGGAATTCAACGATGACTTCATGGCCGATCCTGGGCAGGTAAACTGCCCCCCAGCCCAGTCCGGCCATGGACTGGGCCACCCTCAGCCAGCAGGTCGAGTTTTCATTTAACTCGCCTTCCCTGTCCCAGTGAAACTGGACTTTTATCCGGCCCAGTTCATCCGTATATATCTCTTCCCCTGCCGGCCCAACCACAACGGCGGTCTGTACCCCTTTAATGACAGGAACAGGCGTCTTCCGGGGGGGCCTGAAAGGGACGTCATGGGGGATGCATTCAAACTGGTTTTCATATATTTTCATTCCCGGACCGGCGGATACACCGCTGGTATATGTCGCTTCCTGGTCCATTCTATGGGCAACACGGGTCAGCAGGTATTTTGTGTTGTTCCATTTTACATCCTGTTCCGGACATCTGAGAGTGAATTTGGCCCCGGCCGTATACTCCCTGAAGCTGCCCGTCCCGCTTAAGGTGGCCACCCGGGCTTCCTCTTCTTCCATTCTGATGGCTGCCAGGCTGTCCCCGGCATCCCTTTTTTCATATCCGCCGGGATAATCATACCGCTCCCTTATACCGGGGCCCAGACCGATTGTGGTATCATAGGTGACTTCCAGGTCCGTATCGGGAATATCGTAATTATAATCTTTAAGGGTATATTTCCCTGACCGGATCTGCTTTTTCAATGTCAATTGTTCAATCTGGTCGGTGAAATCTTCCCGGCCGCTGAGAAAAAAGTTGAACCCCTCCTTGTCCCAGCAGGATGCGTTGGCCCCGGCATGGTTCGCGATGACCATGGTATGCTTGCCGTGCTCATGCTCGAAAAAATAAAAAATCCCTTCCTCTTCCAGAAGCCGGGAAACAAAATTGAAATCCGTTTCATTGTACTGGACCGTATACTCCCGTTTTGGGAGTTTACCGGTCAGGTCCATCCTGTAATCTTCAAACTGATTATCGGAGAAGACTTTTTCAATGATTTCCCGGACAGACATTTTCTGGAATATCCTGGAATCACTTGTCCGGGTCAGCAGCCAGAACCATGGAACAATGGTGGCCGCATACCGGTAAATCCCCTGATCCTTGCTGCCGCTGAACTCCTGGCTGAATCTGGAAACCACTCCGTTAATAAATCGATAGGCTTCGTCAAGCACAGCCGTGATGGTGACATTCTGGCCGACGATTTTTTCAAAGTTGACGGACTGCTCTTCGGAAATCAGCGTTAGATCAAACTGAAACAGGTCAGAGATGCCTTCCCGGCCGGTAAAACCGGTCAGAAGAAGGGCATTTTCACCTAATGGGGTTTCAATTGAAAACTCTTTATTGTCCTGCGTCAGCATAGGATCACCCTAATATGTGACTGTATAAAAACCGAAATATAACAACCCTATGGCTGTTATCCCTCCCGGGGGGGGGATACGGTGCCTTCACCGCCCCTTTTTTCCGGCAACGGCCTGAGGGACGGCGGTGGCAATTATACAAAGCGGGTAAACATCTAAAACAATGGTGCAACGCTCCCGGGGATGATACCTTTGCTGTCCCCGGGAGCTGTTTCTCCGAAAAAACAGCCGATTAAATATTGCAGTTTTGCTCAAGATCATATGCCGTCGGCACATCACCGGCACCGCCGCCGCCGGGGCGGGCCTGCTTGGTGTAGGTGGTGGTGAGTTTGCCGTAGTTGAATGTCACCGACTCGGTGGGGATCCCGCCGCCGCCACCGCCGATGCTGACAGAGGAGATCACCACGTTCTCAAGCTTGTACTCCATGTATTTCACTCTTTTTTCACCGGCGGCCCGGTTGAGCCGGAGGGTCACTTTCGAAATATGGGTGCCGCTCCAGCAGGCCTTGTTGATCAGGGGGGAGGCCGAATCCAGTTCCTTGACAACACTCAGGTCCTGGAAATCCGCCCGGGCCACGGTGCCGCCGCCGCTGGAACTGGCTGTCCCCGAGGCCATCTGGGAAACGCCCCAGTTGTAAGAAAGAATCTCGATCTGGTCTTTGTATTCTTTATCCGTACTTTCGCCTTTGATACCGTCAATTTCCAAAAAAGCATCCGAAGCCATTGTTAAATCCTCCTTAGGATAATTAACAGGGAATATCTCCCCTTTGTTTTAATGCGTTATATGGACGATCAATTACTTACAGAGTACTCAGTCGCAGAAAAATCAGAACAGAAAGAATGATGGTGCTCGGAACAGGCCAGATCAGAAAATTGAGAAAAGGGAAAAAAACAATATTGAACACATTCCCATTTTTTATAAATTTTTCATTTAAAAGTCAATTTATAATACCTGTTATTTCAAACCAATTATCCGGCCTGGGCCAGGCGTAAACCATCTTACCTGAATAATTTCCCAAACAGGGATTTTGAC encodes:
- a CDS encoding DUF4123 domain-containing protein, which gives rise to MASVNIDKIVHQLWPPVEGQAPLHVYALVDAARSESIYPKLSQVKSDCICLHRGDRARELAWVSPYLARVREQDPFFRWLLEEGWGKSRATFVRSRASLNELVQHFRTCLTVYDEKGKSYFFRFYDPRVLRTYLPICNEEELNTVFGPAQRFIVEDADPSVLLNFHRAGNQLQQDKVSLS
- a CDS encoding type VI secretion system tip protein VgrG, whose product is MLTQDNKEFSIETPLGENALLLTGFTGREGISDLFQFDLTLISEEQSVNFEKIVGQNVTITAVLDEAYRFINGVVSRFSQEFSGSKDQGIYRYAATIVPWFWLLTRTSDSRIFQKMSVREIIEKVFSDNQFEDYRMDLTGKLPKREYTVQYNETDFNFVSRLLEEEGIFYFFEHEHGKHTMVIANHAGANASCWDKEGFNFFLSGREDFTDQIEQLTLKKQIRSGKYTLKDYNYDIPDTDLEVTYDTTIGLGPGIRERYDYPGGYEKRDAGDSLAAIRMEEEEARVATLSGTGSFREYTAGAKFTLRCPEQDVKWNNTKYLLTRVAHRMDQEATYTSGVSAGPGMKIYENQFECIPHDVPFRPPRKTPVPVIKGVQTAVVVGPAGEEIYTDELGRIKVQFHWDREGELNENSTCWLRVAQSMAGLGWGAVYLPRIGHEVIVEFLEGNPDRPIVTGQVYHGVNTPPYALPDEKTKTTFKSNSSPGGDGFNEIRFEDKAGEEQVFIHAQRNQDIRTKTDRYEWVGNESHLIVQKDQIEAIYENKHLSVLGNRNEAVDGSYSLETGGDIQEKTGGNHALDASGAIHLKAGMTIILEADTQISLKVGSNFIDIGSSGVTIQGTSVMINSGGAPGSGMGSNPEPPETPREADTAVPGKSAKILMKPPPPTSTPQVQALKDAAKSGKPLCDT
- a CDS encoding type VI secretion system tube protein Hcp: MASDAFLEIDGIKGESTDKEYKDQIEILSYNWGVSQMASGTASSSGGGTVARADFQDLSVVKELDSASPLINKACWSGTHISKVTLRLNRAAGEKRVKYMEYKLENVVISSVSIGGGGGGIPTESVTFNYGKLTTTYTKQARPGGGGAGDVPTAYDLEQNCNI